The segment gccagcgaattatacaattgtatatgtatagcgaattatacagtttttatgtttgctatggagcgcaattatgcaaagtttgctatagaatacaaatatgaattttttgtttgctatatgtgaaagttgcccatatTTATTTAACCACCTCAAGTAGTTGCGAAAAAAAACATTTCCTAGATAATTATAGTAATTGATAGAAATTTatgtattcaatatttatatttgatctAATTAAAATTAAGTACTATATAAAGAACGGCGGATTAAGAGAGAGATCAATAAAAgttgggaaacttacataaatgtgctataataataaaatatttaccatttatagcaacaatatttttttctcacttgatcgcttttaattcatttataatacaattttaatacatattacagatttatcatagtattgctataaatggtaataaacaaaaaatatcgctaaaatatgtaattattttttaaaatgtattaatttatgtaatttttccataaaaGTTTAGGCTGACATGAGAAGGCTATACATGACATCTTGCGtgagttttaaattaaaataaaagagaaaaaagtatATGTGATTTCAAGCACAATAATAACAACGTCTGacggaaaaaaaaaatagacgtATTTTACCAAAGAGGACAGACAATATATGTCATAAACTTGAGTTTTGAGCCTGTAATAAAATTTGTGAATAGAATTTACGAAAAAAATCTTATTCACACAATTAATCTTATGAGTTGACATTTTTGGTGGTTTTTTTTTATCCAACATtgtaaaaatgtttttcaaaaaaacttaaaaataagttaattcaaataaatactATCCTAACATATAACTTTTGGCTTTCGACTTTTCATCTGAACATGCTCGTAGCTGCCTAATTAGACACCAAAATAATGGAGAATATTGTCTCTATCTTAAATTTCAAGAAGGAGATTAATTATTGTTTAAATACAATTAGGTAATTTTTTTGCTAAATACGCCAAACTCTTTAACTAATCCATCTCCTTGTAGAAGTTTATTTTAATAACATGGTCCTAAATACTTTCTTAATTAGgtcaaaaaaatacattaagcCAAACTTTTAATACTTAATTAGGCCCTGTCATGTGGAATACTTGCTTATAGACTTTTTGACCATTCTTAGGACACTATAATTAGAGAGgtaataataacataaattaatgatCTTATTAACCATGCATAGTTATCTCATCATGCATGTTAATTATGTTTGCAACTTGTTGAATAAAGTTtgtatttctctttctttttaaccatccgctattcaaaattaaaaattaagttcagattaatttagatttgtaGCACatgtaatttatttaaaagataacATTTTCAAGCATAGATTTATCATATTCTCAAGATCCAAACCTAATACTTCTTCTCATTAAGGCAAAggaatttaatttaaaatttaccgATCGATCAGATTAATTTAAACTTATATTAGATAGGGCCTATTAAAGGAATAACATTAATTGTTCATTCTCGTGAATCAAACTCGATATCTctgattaaaataaattaatctcCTCTACCCCAGTCATAtccctaattaattaagtagccaTTATAATTAGTTGACTgaatcatttgcataatattaTAACATTAGGttaaacataaaaaggaaacagtccacttaaaatttgaaaatccgACCTtacctaaaaaagaaaaatctccTAATTATGccttcattattattattatttttggcaCATTAAACTTtcgtataataatataatattttttttggcatgtaaacaaaaaagttgaagtatatataatacataaacatgttaTCTAACTTGGTATCAActgatatttatatattctaatttcGTTATGCTTTAATAATTCAGCACttcaaatatcataaatttaaacaaGTTAATGTATACGTCTTACGTAACAAATCTCGTACGTAATTTACCACATAGGACATGCATGTACTAATAAATGTGTCCTACATGATTTGTCATTGTCATTTGGACACATGTGTCTAATAATTCTACTTTATAGCAGTTTAAAgttcaactatatatataaacaccaAATCATTTGAACTTAATAGTTTTTAAGTAAGAAATACTGTCCCTTAtatggtaaaaaaaattatatgtacctggatttttttcatgaataatttataccagtaatttttttcatcacaaaggaaaaaaaattatgaaaattgataTATGATGTCACAGGGcggtaaataaaagaataaaacgaATATAtacaaatgaattaaatttcaaactgtgttttaaaaaaaaaggaagatttTTGATCCTCgaattgttgaaaaaaataaaaaaataaacccaagagaaaaaaaaatctggaaaaaggAATATATAGTtattaaatgaaatattatttttgtttcatgttttcttcatttatgtttactgtttttttgttttttttttcaaaattaaactcctttttttgtttttaccaTTAGAACATTAATTTGAAAAGTTCTAAGTGCATTACTTGGGCTTGGGTTTGGGCCAAAAAACAAAGTGGGCCTTGATTTGGGCTTTTTCTAACAGAGAAAAACCTCAACACTTGAACTTCTAATGGCGAAACACAACGGGCAAGCTTGAGCAACAGCATCACATTCTGTACACATACACAAGTGGCGACACGGCAGTACTACCACTGAGGCAACTCGTTTTCTGCACGCTTTGCAACTAGGACCGCCGGTTGACTCAACAACTCTGTCCGGGTCAATGTACGCCGATTCAGCATCCTCCGGTTCGCCGCCGTTACCGTCGTTTATCTCATTACAACCTCCACCGTTGATCATCGCGTGTTGCAGCTGAGCTTGAAGTGTCGCTGCCGTTACTTCCTGTGCTCTTGCTCTAGCTTGCCAAGCCTGTGCCTCTGCGCTTAATTGCGCTGCACGCGCCTCTAATTCAGCGTTTCGCCGAGCTGCTTTCTCCATCTCTGCTTCTTTTTCTCTTAGTCTTCGTGCCATTGATTCCTCTGCTGCTCCGATCAGTGCACGGTAGTGACGTTGCCTTTTCTCTGCTAATGTACGCCTCAATTGCTCTCCCTATTGAATAGCAGAAATCAGAAAATTTCATTCTCCGTGAACAAATTCAAAAAGCATAGTAAATTTTGCGGGAAAAAAATATGTATCTATTTGAGTTTCTCACATTGTTGATTCTGAACTCCGATCAAAGAGATGAGAGTTCTCGTGATACATTTTGATATGATTGCAGCGAAATCGATATATGTCAATTTGAATTAGTTTGTAACTTAAACAAACTTTTGTTGTTGATTGTATGgtaaaattttgaacaaaaatagTACCTGAATTAGGAGGAGATGATCGATTTCATCGCGTTGTTGTTTGATATGAGTAGCTAAGTCTTCTGTTAATATTGAATAGAAAGCTGATGATTGAGAGGTTTGAGGAGAAAGAGAGTGATGGTggtgatgttgttgttgttgctgctgtaattgatgttgttggtgttggtgttgatgTTGGTCTCCGAAAGCTAAACGGAGTCCGGTGGAGACAAGGTTGTGCGGCTGTTGCTGAGAAGGAGGCGATGTATGAAGTTGAGTGAGGTCAATGAGTTGCGGTTGAGGCTGAGATTGCATTGACATCAATGGATTCATTGCTGCCGTTGTACTTGTAAGTTCTCTTCCTCTCTTCCTTGAATTTGCCCCAACTATAATCGCAAAAAGCAACAATATTATTTTCCGTATATGTATTCATGAGATTGTAATTTGTATGTTCAATTCAAGATTGatgataaaagaagaagaagaaaaactaaTAAAACTTCGAGTTTTTTTGAATTTGGGATTGAATTTGAATCGTATTTAACTATGAATTCCTACCTCCTGGATTGAATAACATTTGTGTTTGATCAAGAAAAGACCCAGCGCCACCACCAGGTTGAGATTGCAATGAATAATCATTACCAAGTGGGGTTTTTCCTTCTTGTACATTTCTGCAATCAAGAATCAAAGGAAAATCCAATTAAAGTTACttagacaagaaaaagaaaagagattatAGAGGGTGTTGAATGCAGACCTGTTTAGAAAGAGAACATTTGATGGGTATTGAGCTTGAACAGCCATTTCTGTATTCAGAATTGAGAAAGGAAAGGTAGATTGatagatgtatatatataaaagaaaatggatTCTAAGTTGGAAGATGGTAATGAAGAGATGTGTGATTGGTAGGTGGGTGGGGGTTCTCTCTGATTAAAGGCTAACACATAAACAGCATGAATAGAGAAGAAGATGCCCTAAACCAAGGCAGACTCTTCAGTTACACCCTTCAAGAAAATACCAAAGAAATGTAAAGAATGAGGACAAGGTAAAGAAAGAAGCTTTTTTTCAAAGAGTGAGAGAGGTTAAAGAGTGAAATGAATCTTTTTAAGCCATTTTCCAAGAACAACAACACATAATTTTCTCTGCCTTCActcacttttcttttttctgtttGTTTCTTCCTTATGCTTGCTTCTTTGGTTTGCTAAAAAATGCTTTTGAAAGCATATAacagagagagagaaaagataGAATCAGTCCAAGAAAGAAAGAGAGGGGTAGCCCGTCTTATTCTGGTTCTTAGTTTTCTTTTCCTTtgctttgttcttcttcttttgccGTGGCTTTAGCTTTGGTTTGGCTCTTTCTCAACTCTTGTGTTTCTTATCAActcttatttattattcattgaATTTTTCATCAATTTGTTTATATTGGTATTATCCACACACCCCACATATACGTAAAgtttttgtatgtatatatatatttattgagtATAGAGAAAGAGTAGGAGAATCATCAATAAGGTAGATGTGGGGATAGTCTTGGAGTTGgggttgatattgttgttgggCGTGCAGAAGGTCTCTGCCGTTACCGCTGCCGCTGGAATTGTTTCTATATGGCCCATGCTGCCCACCTATCCCTCatataactctttttttttaaagagatttaattaattttttaaaaaggtaatgGAGGGGTTGAAAttgtattatgatatatattatatagtctATAATTCTTGGTAAATGGAGCATTATTTAAAGTGTGAGACAAACCTGTCCCTGTATACATAGAGAAAGGAGATTGGTTTCTTGttctaataattatattttgttgtgGTTGTGTAATACAAGATGCCCATCTAGTTGTTAAAGCCTAGGTCACCTTCATTGTGAAAtagttttcttctcttttttttattaattgatttatttgcTTAGTGGGTCCTGAAAAAATTATGATTCTTGAAATTAGATATTGCTGTTTGAGCTTGTTCCaaagttttgtttttcttttttttaagtgGAGTCGGATGGATGAGATGTGTACACACACatcaaactaattttttttttttacgttgTGGTAAAATAGTaagtattttctttgtttttaatcAGAGGTATTGAGTTTAAGTTTCTCTGAGTACATACCTTTATTAGGGAGCGCATTAACCCCTTATTTTGAAACTTCTGAACGTAAATGCAATTTTAATTGGACTACAATGGATCGAACATTAGAtagggaaaaaaaaataaagtttttctttttttaaaaataataataagatatgTTGAATTTTACTTGGTTTTGAAGATTCAAACAGCTAGTATTCATCACATTCCTTTTCTTACAAATAAGAATACTTCCAACCTAATTGCTATGTTTGTTGGCTGAGTTAGCTTCTTCTTCTCTCAAAGTT is part of the Solanum pennellii chromosome 8, SPENNV200 genome and harbors:
- the LOC107028844 gene encoding BOI-related E3 ubiquitin-protein ligase 1; translated protein: MAVQAQYPSNVLFLNRNVQEGKTPLGNDYSLQSQPGGGAGSFLDQTQMLFNPGVGANSRKRGRELTSTTAAMNPLMSMQSQPQPQLIDLTQLHTSPPSQQQPHNLVSTGLRLAFGDQHQHQHQQHQLQQQQQQHHHHHSLSPQTSQSSAFYSILTEDLATHIKQQRDEIDHLLLIQGEQLRRTLAEKRQRHYRALIGAAEESMARRLREKEAEMEKAARRNAELEARAAQLSAEAQAWQARARAQEVTAATLQAQLQHAMINGGGCNEINDGNGGEPEDAESAYIDPDRVVESTGGPSCKACRKRVASVVVLPCRHLCMCTECDAVAQACPLCFAIRSSSVEVFLC